Below is a genomic region from Paraburkholderia sp. BL23I1N1.
TTGATCATCTCCTGATAGCGGTCGAACATGAACTGAAAACGCTCGCGCACGCCGTCGTTGGCGCAGCGCGCAGCAACGATCTGTTCGCCGCCGGTAAGTTCCGAGGTTTCGCCGAACACGAGCGTGGTGCCAAGGCCATATAGTTTGTCGAACGCATTGCCGACCGTCGGATTAGCGCCGCATCCGGAGGTGGTATCCGACTCGCCACATTTGGTGGAGACCCAGAGATCAGAGATCGGACACTCCTCACGATCGAGCGACGTGGCGTACTGCACCATTTCTTTCGCCGCCTTCGACGCACGCATGATGGTTTCGTGGTCGCCGTGCAGTTCGATGCCGAAGCCCATCACCGGCTTGCCGGTTTTCGCAATGCCGTCGACGACACGCTTGGTCCAGCCCTCCTCGATGCCGATCACGACCACGGCCGCGACGTTCGGATTGCTGCCCGCGCCGATCAGGGTACGGAAATGCAGGTCGAGGTCGGCGCCGAATTGCAACCGCCCGTACGGGTGCGGCAGCGCCATCGTACCCTTGATGTTGTTTTCAACGGCCTGCGCGGCAGCGTTCGACAGATCGTCGACCGGCAGAATGATCACGTGGTTGCGCACGCCAACGCGGCCATTGTCGCGACGATAGCCGCGGAAAGTCGTATCCAGATCAATCACGCTCACGGTGTGTCTCCCGTTCGGGTTCGGTTCGATTCGGTTTGATGCGGTTCGCAGAAGCACGAGCGGACAAGCGGCGGCCGGAAAACACGCCCCCGCTCGTTTAGCACTTACCAGCGCTTCGTCTTGATGTTGTGCACGTGAGCGTGTTCGCCGGCGCTGATCGGCGCGACCACCTTGCCGATATCCACGCCGTACTTGAACACCGTGTCGCCGACTGCCATGTCCTTGAGCGCCACCTTGTGACCGATCGGAATATCCTGCCTGGCCGGGAACGTCACGATCTCGTCGTCGTCCATGATCCACGCGTTGAGTTGCGTGCCCGCCTTGATGCCCTCGACGACCGCCACGCCGACCGTGTCTTTCGCTTCGTGCAGCACGATGTGAATCGTCTGGCGTTCGGGCGTCGCGCCCTCAGCCGCGCTGCCGTTGATGTCTGCCGTGGGATTGCTCATTAGCGTCTCCGTTCGTGTGTTGAATGCGGTGTGGGTCCCGCCGGGGCAGCGAGCCAAACGCGCTGCTGTGAATCGATATTAGGCGGCAGGTCTGTGCATGTCAACTAGGTCATATATATGTCTTAGATGAGTGTTTTCCAGTAGTGCCCGTAGTGTGCGGCTGGCGAACGCAGCCATGCGAATGAGTGCCGCGTTTCTACCAGTTTGCTTTCACACGCATCATCGCCTAGACTTCGCACTCATACAGATGACCTAAATAACACAGGTCATTGGATGCGCTGCAACACTGCGCTGCAACACTGCACTGCACTGCAACACGTTTCCCGTCCCACCAGAAAAGAGCTGAACGCATGCCGGCATGCAGTGCGCGCACGACGCACGACTGGCCACAGGAGACACGCATGATGCTTGCCCCTCTCGACACGCCGTGGGCCTTGCTTGCGCCCACACGGCCTACGCCGTCCTTCACTCCATCGTTCGCGAACTCATCGACGTACTCACGTGCGTATCCCGTCATGCGAGGCGTCGGGCGAATTGCCCTGCGGCAGTGAGCGCCAGGCTGCCTGCCTCGTTTTTCTGTGTTCGTCCCCACGCGCGCCTCGTCGGCGCTCCGCAACCATAAGGGTGTGCCAGCAATGAACGTGAAGAGAGTGATTCGATCGATAGGCGTTGCCTGTGTGCTGTCCGGCATGCTTGCCGCCGGTTCCGCGCGGGCGGAACTCAGCGAGGTGAAAATCGCGCGGCAATACGGTGTCAGCTATCTGCCGCTGATGATCATGCAGGACCAGAAGCTTCTGGAAAAACACGCGGCGCAGATGGGCATCAAGGATCTGAAGGTTTCATGGGTCGAGTTTGCCGGCGGCAATGTGATGAACGATTCGCTGCTGTCCGACTCGTTGCAGATTGCCTCGGGCGGCGTGGCGCCGCTCGTGCTGCTGTGGTCGCGCACCAAGGGCACGCCGGTCGAGGTCAAGGCGCTTTCCGCGATCAATTCAATGCCGCTGCTGCTCAACACGACCAACGCGAAAGTGAAGACGGTGAAAGACTTCACCGGTCAGGACAAGATCGCA
It encodes:
- a CDS encoding UxaA family hydrolase, with the protein product MSNPTADINGSAAEGATPERQTIHIVLHEAKDTVGVAVVEGIKAGTQLNAWIMDDDEIVTFPARQDIPIGHKVALKDMAVGDTVFKYGVDIGKVVAPISAGEHAHVHNIKTKRW
- a CDS encoding UxaA family hydrolase, whose amino-acid sequence is MSVIDLDTTFRGYRRDNGRVGVRNHVIILPVDDLSNAAAQAVENNIKGTMALPHPYGRLQFGADLDLHFRTLIGAGSNPNVAAVVVIGIEEGWTKRVVDGIAKTGKPVMGFGIELHGDHETIMRASKAAKEMVQYATSLDREECPISDLWVSTKCGESDTTSGCGANPTVGNAFDKLYGLGTTLVFGETSELTGGEQIVAARCANDGVRERFQFMFDRYQEMINRWKTDDLSESQPTKGNIAGGLTTIEEKALGNIQKIGKKCMVDGVLDKAEEPTHSGLWFMDSSSAAAEMVTLCAASGFVVHFFPTGQGNVIGNPIVPVIKICANPRTVRTMGEHIDVDVTGILQREQNLDQSGDKLLECMMATVNGRFTSAEALGHREFVLTRLFESA